From Penicillium psychrofluorescens genome assembly, chromosome: 1, one genomic window encodes:
- a CDS encoding uncharacterized protein (ID:PFLUO_002051-T1.cds;~source:funannotate), translating into MPDSPVYIGTAFVAGVCLAIACRDLIAPRHRDTESTADKSEPTARAGPPAIVEGIEGCIGNTPLFRIKSLSEETGCEILGKAEFLNGAGQSSKDRVALSMIEMAEEHGILAPHSGDTIYEGTSGSTGISLATLARAKGYLAHICMPSDQAIEKSNLLLKLGAIVDRVPPAPIVEKDNFVNKARALASAHTASGTGRGFFADQFENEANWRAHYHGTGPELYTQCNGHMDAFVAGAGTGGTISGVARYLKPLLPHITVVLADPQGSGLYNRVRYGVMFDPKEREGTRRRPQVDTIVEGIGINRVTANFEAGKELVDDAVRVTDAQALAMARWLVEKDGIFIGSSSAVNCFAAVKTAMKLGPGHRIVTVLSDSGSRHLSRFWATAGDVGGAVDTKLEDVLNARDEDFQ; encoded by the exons ACCGCAGACAAGTCGGAGCCAACTGCGCGGGCTGGTCCCCCGGCCATTGTAGAGGGCATTGAAGGCTGTATCGGAAACACGCCGCTCTTTCGAATCAAGTCCCTTTCCGAAGAAACAGGATGTGAGATCCTAGGTAAAGCAGAG TTCCTCAACGGCGCCGGACAGAGCTCAAAAGACCGGGTCGCATTAAGCATGATTGAGATG GCAGAGGAACACGGTATACTCGCTCCCCATTCCGGCGACACCATCTACGAAGGCACCTCCGGGTCGACCGGCATTTCACTAGCTACCCTAGCCCGAGCAAAGGGCTACCTCGCGCACAT CTGCATGCCCTCCGACCAAGCAATCGAAAAATCTAAcctccttctcaaactcGGCGCAATCGTTGACCGCGTGCCGCCGGCCCCAATTGTCGAAAAAGACAACTTCGTCAACAAAGCCCGCGCCCTGGCAAGCGCCCACACAGCATCAGGGACCGGCcgcggcttcttcgcggaCCAGTTCGAAAATGAAGCCAACTGGCGCGCGCACTACCACGGTACCGGGCCCGAACTATACACCCAATGCAATGGACATATGGACGCCTTTGTTGCCGGTGCCGGGACGGGAGGGACCATTTCCGGTGTGGCGCGCTACTTAAAGCCTCTTTTGCCGCATATCACGGTCGTGCTGGCTGACCCACAGGGTAGTGGGTTGTATAATCGGGTGAGGTATGGTGTGATGTTTGATCCCAAGGAGCGGGAGGGCACGCGGCGGAGACCGCAGGTTGATACTATCGTTGAAGGAATTGGGATCAATCGGGTTACGGCGAACTTTGAGGCTGGGAAGGAGCTCGTTGATGATGCAGTGCGCGTGACGGATGCACAGGCGCTGGCTATGGCGCGATGGCTCGTTGAGAAGGATGGGATTTTTATTGGGAGTAGTAGTGCGGTCAACT GTTTTGCGGCAGTCAAAACAGCCATGAAACTCGGTCCCGGACACCGGATTGTCACGGTGCTCTCGGATTCGGGGTCGCGGCACCTGTCGCGGTTCTGGGCTACGGCTGGGGATGTGGGTGGCGCTGTTGATAcgaagctggaagatgtcCTGAATGCGCGGGATGAGGATTTTCAGTGA
- a CDS encoding uncharacterized protein (ID:PFLUO_002052-T1.cds;~source:funannotate) yields MDDAQERPAKRPRLSFTPGSPSPDEVPEDFDLSTARAHNDQRLKSIFEGIFDKYGKDFTEVGDEIDLETGKIVINNGHLNGMHAEDDPGDQAQEWLFHDVVVSDSEYTGDHDPEARSLEEGENERGLATETGDAPSGVAYEAADSDDDGKSVDSLCDSALACKDSTAPDSPVILQDFRPKDPLWQVPDIEAKFSTPTTTRRVHFAPVLNTPRSASPPGAGSLWSLPKRGRPRTEGKLRTTPSKRKPRAKRKRDWSFAQTPDPDSSESDDPLQENQASPTPSKLINIRRGVMLKADRAQTSGQAFDLDKPTAASEDKKPDTHNNLTLEAPTVHDTTPIRQQTETVPAQPPSNTPSTPKRGLTPDAARQTARMRHIDGRKWKQICDSLPEFTCRQLTFWYRRHWIERRANPPLLSVPWSQTEQETLARLKDQRGLSWTVIHAEFPERTLPEIEFELLRLWVGDAVWNDEGMENSVVDEQEQDQPNAGKPASETLTPSADQVSPSQRLRTVSVRDAPIPDAPVRELLKPVGARAISSIECPPNRARKMQDGFEKLIEDDEDDIVVISSQASSPSKLSAIHLDSPARSRISSKSPGRPSPAKRLKMTF; encoded by the coding sequence ATGGACGATGCCCAGGAGAGACCAGCCAAGCGCCCGCGTCTCTCCTTCACCCCCGGCTCGCCCTCCCCAGACGAAGTCCCCGAAGACTTTGACCTGTCCACCGCACGCGCGCATAATGACCAGAGACTCAAGTCGATCTTCGAGGGCATTTTTGACAAATATGGCAAGGATTTCACCGAAGTAGGCGATGAGATTGACTTGGAAACGGGCAAGATTGTGATCAACAATGGCCATTTAAATGGGATGCACGCCGAGGACGATCCGGGTGATCAGGCGCAGGAGTGGCTCTTCCATGATGTTGTTGTCTCGGACTCCGAATATACAGGTGACCACGACCCAGAGGCTCGAAGCTTGGAAGAAGGCGAGAACGAACGGGGCCTGGCGACGGAGACTGGCGATGCGCCGTCCGGCGTTGCGTACGAAGCTGCCGACTCTGACGACGACGGAAAAAGTGTGGACTCGCTGTGTGACTCTGCACTGGCATGCAAAGACTCAACTGCTCCAGATAGTCCTGTCATCCTGCAAGACTTTAGGCCCAAGGACCCCCTCTGGCAAGTCCCGGACATCGAAGCCAAATTCTCCACACCCACCACGACCAGACGAGTCCATTTTGCTCCTGTTCTAAACACTCCCCGCTCTGCCTCTCCACCTGGCGCAGGCTCCTTATGGAGTCTTCCTAAACGAGGTAGACCGCGTACCGAAGGGAAACTCAGGACCACTCCGAGCAAGCGCAAGCCACGAGCAAAGCGCAAGCGCGACTGGTCCTTTGCACAGACACCGGACCCTGACAGCAGCGAATCCGATGATCCGTTGCAAGAGAACCAGGCGTCGCCGACGCCTTCAAAATTGATCAATATCAGAAGAGGGGTCATGCTGAAAGCCGATCGTGCGCAGACCAGCGGCCAGGCATTCGATCTCGACAAGCCAACCGCTGCATCCGAAGATAAAAAACCAGATACACACAACAATTTGACATTGGAAGCGCCTACTGTACATGACACTACTCCTATCCGTCAACAAACCGAGACCGTCCCCGCTCAACCTCCATCAAACACTCCAAGTACACCTAAGCGCGGCCTGACGCCCGACGCAGCAAGGCAGACCGCGCGCATGCGACACATTGATGGCCGAAAATGGAAACAGATCTGTGATTCGCTGCCCGAATTTACTTGTAGGCAGCTTACCTTTTGGTACCGACGTCACTGGATCGAGCGCCGGGCGAACCCTCCCCTTCTTTCTGTGCCGTGGTCACAGACAGAGCAAGAGACGCTGGCTCGGTTGAAGGATCAGCGCGGTCTCTCCTGGACGGTAATCCATGCTGAATTCCCAGAACGCACGTTACCCGAGATTGAATTCGAATTGCTGCGTCTCTGGGTCGGGGATGCTGTATGGAATGACGAGGGCATGGAGAATTCTGTGGTGGatgagcaggagcaggacCAGCCTAATGCCGGGAAGCCTGCGAGCGAGACGCTCACGCCTTCTGCCGATCAGGTTTCACCATCTCAACGCCTTCGGACCGTGTCAGTTCGAGATGCGCCGATACCAGATGCTCCAGTGCGGGAACTCTTGAAACCAGTCGGCGCCAGAGCCATTAGTTCGATCGAGTGTCCTCCAAATCGAGCCCGGAAAATGCAGGACGGTTTCgagaagctcatcgaggacgatgaagatgacaTCGTGGTCATCTCCAGCCAAGcatcctcgccttccaagCTGTCGGCAATCCACCTCGACAGTCCTGCTCGCAGCCGCATCAGCTCCAAATCCCCCGGGCGCCCATCGCCCGCGAAGCGTTTGAAGATGACGTTCTAG
- a CDS encoding uncharacterized protein (ID:PFLUO_002053-T1.cds;~source:funannotate): MYCQKCRTPLRLDGSLESLNPAAFDLLVNSTGKTVPEHGPSPARPSYPPERRELYDRVSKQTTSPVYRRSIPAPRRSSQSNPPGMPRGDSGNMSFVMLTESQVVPPTDTPSRPGQNKPASSVQTQQEDVSYSDQVEKTTRLFEVISARSDIDHPICVECTEMLVEALQKRLTGATKERDAYISFLRNLNASVPTTEELEAAEKALKGSLEAEEAGFAELESLEKEKAALDEEIAALEEESRQLDVEEETFWRDRNGFALTLSEFQNERDALNMRYDHDSQQLERLQRTNVYNDAFCIGHDGYFGTINGLRLGRLANPSVEWPEINAAWGQTALLLATIAERLGYHFQGYRIRPLGSTSRIDKIEYVQQSASQPNTDSPKITQLELFSSGDLPLNLPWLHRRFDAGMVAFLECLRQLGQFVESTSAPVASPRRGPAAATAPGLKLPYEIKRDRIGDASIKLGFNQNDETWTRACKYTLTCCKFLLAHASNVASASSSNSAAVAAAAVAAADQVHPPTASSAKGRP; this comes from the exons atGTATTGCCAGAAGTGTCGCACACCACTACGGCTAGACGGCTCGCTGGAGTCGCTCAACCCAGCGGCTTTTGACTTGCTTGTCA ACTCGACCGGCAAGACCGTCCCCGAGCATGGCCCATCACCAGCCCGCCCATCCTATCCCCCCGAACGACGTGAGCTCTACGATCGAGTATCCAAACAAACGACGTCGCCCGTCTACAGACGATCCATTCCGGCCccgcgccgcagcagccagtcCAACCCGCCGGGGATGCCGCGCGGGGACAGTGGGAACATGTCATTCGTGATGCTTACAGAATCCCAAGTCGTGCCGCCGACCGACACTCCCTCGCGACCCGGTCAGAACAAACCAGCAAGCAGTGTGCAGACGCAGCAGGAAGATGTGTCCTACTCGGATCAGGTCGAGAAAACGACCCGGCTCTTTGAGGTCATCTCGGCGCGCTCGGATATTGACCACCCGATCTGCGTGGAATGTACCGAGATGTTGGTGGAGGCACTCCAAAAACGACTGACGGGAGCGACGAAAGAGCGGGATGCGTACATTTCATTTCTGCGCAACTTGAATGCATCTGTGCCCACCAccgaggagctcgaggccgCAGAGAAAGCGTTGAAGGGGAGTctggaagcagaagaagcggggTTTGCTGAGCTTGAAAGcttggagaaagaaaaagcagcgttggacgaggagattgcagccctggaagaagaatcacGGCAGTTGGatgtggaggaagagaccTTCTGGCGGGATCGCAACGGCTTTGCCTTGACGCTCTCTGAATTCCAAAACGAACGGGATGCGCTGAACATGCGCTACGACCACGAttcccagcagctcgagcgACTGCAACGGACGAATGTCTACAATGACGCGTTTTGCATCGGGCATGATGGATATTTCGGCACGATCAATGGACTCCGCCTTGGCAGATTGGCCAACCCATCTGTGGAATGGCCGGAGATCAACGCTGCATGGGGCCAAACGGCGCTGCTCCTGGCCACGATTGCGGAGCGTCTTGGTTATCACTTTCAGGGCTACCGGATCCGACCCCTGGGGTCCACCTCGCGGATTGACAAGATCGAATACGTGCAGCAGTCTGCGAGTCAGCCCAACACTGACAGCCCAAAAATCACGCAGTTGGAACTTTTTTCTTCGGGTGATCTGCCACTCAATCTCCCCTGGCTCCACCGCCGCTTTGACGCGGGCATGGTGGCGTTCCTCGAGTGTCTGCGCCAGCTGGGCCAGTTCGTCGAATCCACCTCTGCCCCTGTGGCCTCCCCACGGCGCGGcccggccgccgccaccgctcCAGGGTTGAAGCTGCCCTACGAGATTAAACGGGACCGGATTGGCGATGCCAGCATCAAACTGGGGTTCAACCAGAACGATGAAACGTGGACGCGCGCCTGCAAGTACACCCTAACGTGCTGCAAGTTCCTCCTGGCGCACGCGAGCAATGTCGCCAGTGCCAGTTCCAGCAACTCCGCCGCTGTTGCGGCTGCAGCCGTCGCTGCCGCCGACCAGGTTCACCCGCCgaccgcctcctccgccaaGGGACGACCTTGA
- a CDS encoding uncharacterized protein (ID:PFLUO_002054-T1.cds;~source:funannotate), with protein MDPNPRPASLTLSPQSPPLPNPSSSSSSIFRPRRSEDWQNYRETIEQLYRNDQLKLRDVKRIMERDYNFYASEKQYKDRFAEWNLRKNLKQKEVHVMLRKQKRRAAQGKQTAFRLHGQVVDKKRITRFGRRYPDVWNHVQKTPADKLSPEPETPSDMTYFTPEPAEESSAPISPMTEMHSPTPREMGSYPYLPTQSRLDSLPNLVVGDDQGLPPLSMHPSRRSYPSVLHTSQPPVAIPRTPTATATLGSDEDAEGEPETHPEEWNRLESFQTRLEGLQQTLDLTMSKWARENDPNHEFGHNGQNGHEGLGM; from the exons ATGGACCCGAATCCTCGACCGGCGTCACTCACGCTGTCGCCTCAGTCTCCGCCACTCCcgaatccttcttcttcctcatcctccatcttccgcCCCCGCCGGTCGGAAGACTGGCAGAACTACCGCGAGACGATCGAGCAGCTCTACCGAAATGACCAGCTGAAACTACGCGATGTGAAACGCATCATGGAGCGGGACTACAATTTCTACGCCTC AGAAAAGCAGTACAAAGATCGCTTCGCCGAGTGGAATCTCCGCAAGAACCTGAAGCAGAAAGAAGTCCACGTCATGCTCCGCAAGCAAAAGAGGCGCGCCGCCCAAGGCAAGCAGACGGCCTTTCGGCTGCACGGCCAGGTCGTCGACAAGAAGCGCATCACTCGATTCGGCCGTCGGTACCCGGATGTGTGGAATCATGTTCAGAAGACGCCCGCCGACAAGCTGAGTCCTGAGCCGG AAACCCCGTCTGATATGACCTATTTCACCCCCGAGCCAGCGGAGGAGTCGTCAGCGCCCATCTCCCCCATGACCGAGATGCACTCGCCCACCCCTCGGGAGATGGGATCGT ACCCGTATCTGCCAACCCAATCCCGTCTGGACTCCCTTCCCAACCTGGTCGTGGGCGACGACCAAGGCCTGCCACCACTATCCATGCACCCATCCCGCCGTTCGTATCCATCAGTGCTACACACATCACAACCGCCAGTAGCGATCCCACGAACGCCAACAGCAACGGCAACCCTCGGCTCCGACGAAGATGCCGAGGGCGAACCCGAGACGCATCCCGAAGAATGGAACCGGCTCGAATCATTCCAGACCCGTCTCGAGGGTCTCCAACAAACTCTCGACCTGACCATGTCCAAATGGGCCCGCGAGAACGATCCCAACCACGAATTCGGCCATAACGGCCAGAACGGCCACGAGGGACTGGGGATGTGa
- a CDS encoding uncharacterized protein (ID:PFLUO_002055-T1.cds;~source:funannotate), whose product MVAIPNAVPAASQATDSGDDVTEKEQAAKTVQVLKDIHWNQLHDPTKSGDVPNPSEEGNDTPKARQKWHRAVSVAMQAGSNNDCNNDCNNNSNHSAQEHNPDDQSVPRHDMLPAQSSKQMDLQYFLEMVDLKHRHGSNLRAYHEEWKKCPTTQNFFYWLDYGDGRNVDLEKRPRERLERAQVRYLSREERGKYLVLVDRAGQFRWAKNGELVNTDGKRFRDSLEGVVPVDDPAPRFRGNEKVGTSSDTSSVSSMSSASSASSAEGESQDETGPKDSTGKQVKKKLGAKLPHPAAILHHLVGKPSKKEEWIFVADTSFRLYIGIKAAGTFQHSSFLRGGRISAAGTIKIREGQLRSLKPLSGHYQPAAANFRAFNNALLNQGVDMSRVSTSKSYAMLAGIAGYSRTRKKVRGLQDTFQKPGPDEEGDGREAHGP is encoded by the exons ATGGTCGCGATCCCAAATGCGGTCCCCGCAGCCTCGCAAGCCACAGATAGTGGAGATGACGTCACGGAGAAGGAACAGGCTGCAAAGACAGTCCAG GTTCTGAAAGATATTCACTGGAATCAGCTTCACGACCCGACAAAGTCCGGTGACGTTCCCAATcccagcgaggagggcaatGACACCCCCAAAGCGCGCCAGAAATGGCACCGCGCCGTCAGCGTGGCCATGCAAGCCGGCAGCAATAATGACTGCAACAATGACTGCAACAACAACTCCAACCACTCAGCCCAAGAACACAATCCAGATGACCAGTCTGTACCACGCCACGACATGCTACCAGCCCAATCCTCCAAACAGATGGACCTCCAGTACTTTCTGGAAATGGTGGACCTCAAACACCGACACGGCAGCAACCTGCGCGCCTACCATGaagaatggaagaaatgCCCCACGACTCAGAACTTCTTTTACTGGCTCGATTACGGGGATGGACGGAATGTCGACCTGGAGAAGCGTCCGCGGGAACGTCTTGAACGGGCCCAGGTGAGGTATTTGTCTCGTGAGGAGCGGGGGAAGTATCTTGTCCTCGTGGATAGGGCGGGACAGTTCAGGTGGGCGAAGAATGGGGAGCTTGTTAATACGGATGGGAAACGGTTCAGGGATTCGTTGGAGGGAGTTGTCCCTGTTGATGATCCGGCGCCCCGGTTCAGGGGGAATGAAAAGGTGGGAACGTCCTCGGATACATCGTCAGTGTCGTCAATGTCTTCAGCGTCGTCAGCGTCGTCAGCGGAGGGGGAAAGCCAGGATGAGACTGGGCCAAAGGATAGTACGGGAAAGCAGGTGAAGAAAAAACTCGGCGCGAAATTGCCTCATCCAGCAGCCATACTCCATCACCTCGTTGGCAAGCCatccaaaaaagaagaatggatCTTC GTCGCAGACACATCCTTCAGGCTATACATCGGGATCAAAGCCGCCGGCACATTCCAAcactcctccttcctccgcggcggccgcATCTCCGCAGCGGGGACGATCAAAATCCGCGAAGGACAATTACGCAGCCTGAAACCATTAAG TGGGCATTATCAACCGGCCGCCGCCAATTTCCGCGCTTTCAACAACGCCCTCCTGAACCAGGGCGTGGACATGTCTCGCGTGTCGACGAGCAAATCCTACGCGATGCTCGCGGGCATTGCCGGGTATTCGAGGACGAGAAAGAAGGTAAGGGGGCTGCAGGATACGTTTCAGAAACCAGGgccggacgaggaagggGACGGGCGAGAGGCGCATGGTCCGTAA
- a CDS encoding uncharacterized protein (ID:PFLUO_002056-T1.cds;~source:funannotate): MASVSPPKPWERAGAASGNAIPTAPTAGVPSSSTAMTATNPISSAGNPTPTTSSAIPDLPSRPSTLNSVVNNTASNYSPYGNSRFGSSPYGGGYGGMGGMGGMGGYSSPYSRFGSMGSMYGGMGGYGGMGGMYGGMGGMGGMYGGGMQGQDPNDPNSLTNSFGQSTQATFQMIESIVGAFGGFAQMLESTYMATHSSFFAMISVAEQFGNLRNTLGSALGIFAIIRWFRTLLAKLTGRPPPADATSLTPSAFAAFMGGRSVPATLPDGSPAPPKPSKKPFFMFLVAVFGLPYLMSKLIKALARSQEAEARRRQQLVGPNGEPQSAALDPSKLDFCRVLYDYTPESQDANGIDLAVAKGDIVAVLSKSDPMGNASEWWRCRARDGRVGYLPGPYLETIQRRSAQQAITTGSEPVTRTSTMKGDSAVDGRAQSMSSLSKPAVEKKPELKGKMGDISPESFQKSTFYS, from the exons ATGGCGTCGGTATCGCCACCAAAGCCGTGGGAAAgggctggcgctgcttcGG GAAACGCAATCCCCACCGCTCCCACAGCAGGCGtaccctcatcctcaaccgcgATGACTGCTACCAACCCAATCTCTTCCGCGGGAAACCCCACACCCACCACATCATCAGCAATCCCTGACCTCCCCTCCCGCCCCAGCACCCTCAACTCTGTCGTCAACAACACCGCCTCTAACTACTCGCCCTACGGCAACTCGCGCTTCGGTTCTAGCCCCTACGGTGGTGGCTACGgcgggatgggcgggatggGCGGCATGGGAGGTTACTCATCACCGTATTCCCGGTTTGGATCAATGGGGTCCATGTACGGCGGGATGGGCGGTTATGGTGGTATGGGCGGGATGTatggcggcatgggcggtATGGGAGGCATGtatggcggcggcatgcAGGGCCAGGATCCTAATGATCCCAACAGTCTTACCAACTCATTCGGCCAGAGCACCCAGGCGACGTTCCAGATGATCGAGAGTATTGTCGGCGCGTTTGGAGGCTTTgcgcagatgctggagagtACTTATATGGCTACCCACTCATCTTTCTTCG CCATGATCTCGGTCGCTGAGCAGTTCGGTAATCTGCGCAACACCCTCGGCTCGGCTCTGGGCATCTTTGCTATCATTCGGTGGTTCCGTACCCTGCTTGCCAAACTCACCGGCCGCCCTCCACCAGCAGACGCCACGTCCTTGACGCCGTCTGCCTTTGCAGCGTTCATGGGTGGTCGCTCCGTGCCCGCCACTCTGCCCGACGGTAGTCCGGCACCGCCCAAGCCATCGAAGAAGCCATTTTTCATGTTCCTGGTCGCCGTGTTCGGCCTTCCCTATCTGATGAGCAAGCTCATCAAGGCTCTGGCCCGGTCAcaggaagcagaagcccgccgccgccaacaaCTTGTCGGCCCCAACGGCGAGCCACAGTCCGCAGCACTGGATCCCTCCAAACTCGACTTCTGCCGCGTGCTGTACGACTACACGCCCGAGTCGCAGGATGCCAACGGCATTGACCTCGCCGTGGCGAAGGGCGACATCGTCGCCGTCCTCAGCAAATCAGACCCCATGGGCAACGCCTCGGAGTGGTGGCGTTGCCGCGCCCGCGACGGCCGCGTCGGCTACTTGCCCGGCCCCTATCTTGAAACCATCCAGCGGCGCTCCGCACAGCAGGCTATCACGACAGGCAGCGAGCCTGTCACCCGCACCAGCACGATGAAGGGCGATAGTGCCGTCGACGGCCGCGCGCAGAGCATGTCCTCGCTGTCCAAGCCCGCCGTTGAGAAAAAGCCCGAGCTTAAGGGCAAGATGGGCGATATTTCGCCGGAGAGTTTTCAAAAGAGTACTTTCTACTCATAG
- a CDS encoding uncharacterized protein (ID:PFLUO_002057-T1.cds;~source:funannotate) yields the protein MKLLLFTGVSLWSLASARSSASVVQTGSISTPAGTVEITKEEQCACRELRASFAKNVILPGQANYTEQTKDYYWDVRADLSPACVFVPETADAVASAIEIFSSCNAQFAVRGGGHMNYPGSNNIDGGVLVALSSLNSYTVNKDSIDVGPGLNWYNVYTALESHGRVAIGGRMKTIGVPGLTLIGGFHYFNNKYGYAMDNVLSYDVVLGNGTQVTAAKDSHPDLFWALKGGANNYGVVTKFTLKTYSVPKVTSTIQMFNESAFPQFFDAMCHSAMVDEEDPTAAGMIATVSYNVTTKVASASLLGVQEGVSMPPSKFANFSSIPATMRINNVTTMGQWSSELDSPKQMFRVMFSHKTMKPDSETILSIYKAWKAAVEQISDVEGLYPTFVLNEITPSSLRVANTNGVGNVWGLKAEPLMIWQFSTGWALSQDDLRVEAWSQQLTERLHAINQEKGIASEFVYMGDAGGWQDPFVGFPAENVNRMRDIRAAYDPSKTFSRLNWGGFKLGM from the exons ATGAAGCTTCTTTTGTTTACTGGAGTCTCTCTCTGGAGTCTTGCATCTGCTCGCTCCAGTGCCTCGGTTGTTCAAACAGGCTCGATTAGCACGCCTGCGGGCACCGTCGAGATCACCAAGGAAGAACAATGCGCATGCAGAGAGCTTCGGGCATCTTTTGCAAAGAATGTGATTCTCCCAGGGCAAGCCAATTACACGGAACAGACCAAGGACTACTACTGGGACGTTCGAGCGGATCTGTCCCCGGCATGCGTCTTTGTGCCTGAGACCGCTGATGCAGTGGCCAGTGCCATTGAGATCTTTAGCTCGTGCAATGCCCAGTTTGCAGTTCGTGGCGGGGGCCATATGAAC TATCCGGGATCCAACAACATCGACGGTGGCGTTCTCGTGGCCTTGAGCAGCCTGAATTCATACACCGTGAATAAAGACTCGATCGACGTGGGTCCCGGCCTGAACTGGTACAATGTATACACGGCCCTAGAGTCCCACGGACGAGTCGCCATTGGCGGTCGAATGAAAACCATCGGCGTTCCGGGCCTGACTCTAATCGGGGGGTTCCActatttcaacaacaagTACGGATACGCGATGGACAACGTCCTCAGCTATGATGTAGTTCTTGGCAATGGCACACAAGTCACTGCGGCAAAGGACTCACATCCTGATCTGTTCTGGGCACTCAAGGGCGGTGCCAATAACTACGGCGTTGTTACCAAGTTTACCCTGAAGACCTACAGTGTCCCCAAAGTTACTAGTACCATCCAGATGTTCAACGAGAGTGCCTTCCCCCAGTTCTTCGATGCCATGTGCCACTCTGCcatggtggacgaggaagatcccACGGCAGCGGGCATGATCGCAACAGTCTCCTATAATGTGACTACGAAAGTGGCGTCGGCCTCGCTTCTTGGGGTTCAGGAGGGCGTTAGCATGCCGCCGTCCAAGTTTGCCAATTTCTCCAGCATCCCTGCGACTATGCGGATAAACAACGTCACCACGATGGGCCAGTGGTCGTCAGAGCTTGACTCGCCGAAGCAAATGTTCCG TGTCATGTTCTCTCACAAGACCATGAAGCCCGACTCCGAGACCATCCTCTCTATATACAAAGCCTGGAAGGCGGCCGTTGAACAAATCTCCGATGTCGAAGGCCTGTATCCGACTTTCGTGCTCAACGAGATAActccctcctcgctgcggGTTGCCAACACCAACGGCGTTGGCAATGTCTGGGGCCTTAAAGCAGAGCCCTTGATGA TTTGGCAATTCAGCACGGGGTGGGCTCTCTCCCAGGACGATCTTCGCGTGGAAGCCTGGTCTCAGCAGCTGACTGAACGTCTCCACGCCATCAATCAGGAGAAGGGCATTGCGTCGGAGTTTGTCTACATGGGTGATGCTGGTGGCTGGCAGGATCCTTTTGTAGGGTTTCCCGCGGAGAATGTCAACCGTATGCGCGACATTCGGGCGGCTTATGACCCGAGCAAGACTTTTTCGCGTTTGAACTGGGGTGGATTTAAGCTGGGCATGTGA